A genomic segment from Deltaproteobacteria bacterium encodes:
- the cobD gene encoding cobalamin biosynthesis protein CobD, translating into MDYTLVLILAFALDAVIGDPHWLPHPVRLIGKAITYWENRIRRTAKASTSDFQRGATLVTIIVLWTYLLTALGLHFLTLWSWWVGTAVTILLGSLCLARRNLKEHAQAVLAPLANGDMAAARAMLARIVSRETSALSATEVIRGTVESVAENSSDGVIAPLFYMSIGGVPLAMAYKAVNTLDSMIGYRTEQYEQFGKVAARLDDVANYIPARLTALALIGAAWIGRQRGHRYDEKEAWRITWRDGHKHDSPNAGYPEAAMAGALGIQLGGPSRYSGEVHDKPTLGDARHTLHPEHITQSCELLDVASLLMLALCVILAVL; encoded by the coding sequence ATGGACTACACCCTCGTCCTCATTCTCGCCTTTGCCCTCGATGCCGTTATTGGTGATCCGCACTGGCTGCCACATCCAGTACGGCTTATCGGCAAAGCAATTACCTATTGGGAAAATCGTATACGTCGAACCGCAAAGGCGTCGACTTCAGACTTTCAACGTGGCGCGACCCTCGTCACCATCATCGTTCTTTGGACCTATCTACTGACCGCATTGGGTCTCCATTTCTTGACACTGTGGTCGTGGTGGGTCGGCACTGCGGTCACCATTTTGTTGGGGTCACTTTGTCTGGCACGGCGCAATCTGAAGGAGCATGCCCAGGCAGTGCTTGCTCCTCTCGCGAATGGAGACATGGCGGCCGCACGTGCGATGCTCGCGCGCATCGTCAGTCGAGAGACCTCAGCGCTGTCAGCAACTGAAGTAATTCGTGGCACCGTCGAATCGGTAGCGGAGAATAGTTCAGACGGTGTCATCGCTCCGCTTTTCTATATGTCTATTGGCGGCGTGCCGTTAGCTATGGCCTACAAAGCCGTGAATACGTTGGATTCGATGATCGGCTATCGTACAGAACAGTATGAGCAATTCGGCAAGGTCGCCGCTCGGCTCGATGACGTAGCCAACTATATTCCTGCCCGGCTCACTGCATTAGCATTGATTGGTGCGGCATGGATCGGTCGTCAACGAGGACACCGATACGACGAAAAAGAGGCTTGGCGTATCACCTGGCGTGACGGGCATAAGCACGACAGCCCAAATGCTGGTTATCCAGAGGCAGCGATGGCAGGAGCGTTAGGGATACAACTCGGTGGACCAAGTCGGTATTCTGGCGAAGTGCATGACAAACCAACTCTAGGTGATGCTCGCCACACCCTCCATCCCGAGCATATCACGCAAAGTTGTGAGTTACTCGACGTGGCGAGCCTGCTTATGCTCGCGCTCTGTGTCATCCTCGCGGTGCTGTAA
- a CDS encoding argininosuccinate synthase — protein MTLCNDAQVARRTVALAVVLPERAWYGSRTFFQECFVVADVKKVVLAYSGGLDTSVILRWLIDTYKCEVVAFCADLGQGEELAPVEEKAKKVGASKIYIEDLREEFVRDFVFPMLRANTFYEGGYLLGTSIARPLIAKRQIEIARREGADSVSHGATGKGNDQVRFELTYYALEPNIKIIAPWRTWDMRSRSDLIAYAEERNIPIPVTKEKPYSTDRNLLHISYEGGILEDPWREPYDDMFVLSVSPEKAPDKAEYVEIDFTAGNPTAVNGEQLSPAALLAKLNTLGGKHGVGRLDLVENRYVGMKSRGVYETPGGTILHAAHRAIESITLDREVMHVRDSLIPQYAEMVYYGYWFAPEREMLQAAIDESQKNVTGTARVKLYKGNVSVAGRKSSKTLYNPDVATFEAGGDYRQADAEGFIRLNALRLRLRALAQK, from the coding sequence ATGACTCTGTGCAATGACGCTCAGGTTGCCAGGCGGACTGTTGCTCTTGCCGTTGTCTTGCCAGAGCGTGCGTGGTACGGTTCTCGCACTTTTTTCCAGGAGTGTTTCGTTGTGGCTGATGTGAAGAAAGTTGTACTCGCGTATAGCGGCGGGTTGGATACTTCGGTCATCCTGCGCTGGTTGATCGATACCTATAAATGCGAAGTTGTCGCCTTCTGTGCTGATCTCGGCCAGGGCGAAGAATTGGCACCGGTTGAAGAAAAGGCCAAGAAAGTTGGCGCGAGTAAGATCTACATCGAGGATCTGCGCGAGGAATTCGTCCGTGACTTCGTCTTTCCCATGCTGCGCGCCAACACGTTCTACGAAGGCGGGTATCTGCTGGGAACGTCGATTGCCCGACCGCTGATTGCAAAAAGGCAAATTGAAATCGCCCGTAGAGAAGGGGCGGATTCGGTGTCTCACGGGGCAACCGGGAAGGGCAACGATCAGGTGCGTTTTGAGCTGACCTATTACGCACTTGAGCCGAACATCAAAATCATCGCGCCGTGGCGAACCTGGGATATGCGTTCTCGATCTGACCTTATCGCTTATGCTGAAGAGCGGAACATCCCGATCCCGGTTACCAAAGAGAAACCCTACAGCACTGATCGTAACTTGTTACACATCAGCTATGAAGGCGGCATTCTCGAAGACCCGTGGCGCGAACCGTATGATGACATGTTTGTCTTGTCAGTTTCTCCTGAAAAAGCACCAGACAAAGCGGAATATGTTGAGATCGATTTCACCGCCGGGAACCCGACCGCGGTCAATGGAGAACAACTTTCACCCGCCGCACTGCTTGCTAAGCTCAATACTCTCGGTGGCAAACACGGAGTTGGACGGCTTGATTTGGTTGAGAACCGTTACGTCGGCATGAAGTCACGCGGTGTGTACGAAACTCCAGGGGGGACGATCTTGCATGCTGCTCACCGAGCGATTGAGTCGATCACGCTTGATCGAGAAGTGATGCATGTCCGTGATTCGTTGATCCCGCAATATGCAGAGATGGTCTACTACGGGTACTGGTTCGCGCCAGAACGGGAGATGCTGCAAGCAGCGATTGACGAGTCACAAAAGAATGTTACTGGCACAGCGCGAGTCAAATTGTACAAAGGCAACGTCAGCGTCGCTGGCCGCAAATCCTCCAAGACCCTCTACAACCCTGATGTCGCAACCTTCGAGGCAGGTGGGGATTATCGCCAAGCCGACGCTGAGGGTTTCATTCGCCTCAATGCATTGCGTCTACGATTACGGGCGTTGGCGCAAAAATAG